A region from the Leptospira venezuelensis genome encodes:
- a CDS encoding LytR/AlgR family response regulator transcription factor — protein sequence MRILIVEDDVLSSRCLEILAKEFLDEKIQSIHTVSDPESAAEFIRKNSLDLLFLDINLKGETGFKLLEIESRSFFQTIIVSSERDNAVKAFEFSVLDFLPKPITRERFGISIQRYLSSHPNLFSPKVIPLKKEEGVNLIEPENIIFARSERNYARLFTKDGNVEKVRKTLDQLQKDLEAHGFFRAHRSYLVRLEEVKKILFKTPTTYRLLLHTDHNIPVSRSQGSKLLSLFKNSNHKVLGLP from the coding sequence ATGCGAATCCTAATCGTAGAAGATGATGTATTGTCCTCTCGCTGTTTAGAAATTTTAGCGAAAGAATTTTTGGATGAAAAGATACAAAGTATCCATACAGTTTCCGATCCGGAATCTGCAGCGGAATTTATACGAAAAAATTCCTTGGATTTACTATTCTTAGATATAAATCTAAAAGGAGAAACCGGCTTTAAACTTTTGGAAATCGAAAGCAGAAGTTTCTTTCAAACGATTATTGTATCTTCTGAAAGAGACAATGCAGTAAAAGCTTTCGAATTTTCGGTGTTGGATTTCCTACCGAAACCAATCACAAGGGAAAGATTCGGAATTTCCATCCAAAGATATCTTTCCTCTCATCCAAATTTATTTTCTCCAAAAGTAATTCCTCTCAAAAAAGAAGAAGGGGTCAATCTGATCGAACCTGAGAATATAATCTTCGCAAGATCTGAAAGAAATTATGCCAGACTATTTACCAAAGACGGAAATGTGGAGAAAGTCAGAAAAACTTTAGATCAACTCCAGAAAGATCTGGAAGCCCACGGATTTTTCAGGGCGCACAGAAGTTATCTGGTCCGCTTGGAAGAAGTCAAAAAGATCTTATTCAAAACACCCACTACTTATAGACTTCTACTTCATACAGATCATAACATTCCTGTTAGTCGATCTCAGGGAAGCAAGCTTCTGTCATTATTCAAAAATTCAAATCATAAGGTTTTAGGTCTGCCGTGA
- a CDS encoding bile acid:sodium symporter family protein, producing MQLGAVEKGLLPALLAIVMLGMGFGLAIGDFKRIFTTPLQTLVGTLGHFVIMPLAAYAVVLILGLEYELALGVILVGSCPSGTTSNLINYLAKGDVALAVVITALSTLLCPLLTPVIVTFFGSLLDPTGSSVMQISFFEMLKTVIAIIVVPISIGMAVKHKFPNFAKKIESPYKIFSIAFLVFVVAFVTYKNRENFIDMVLLVGLAVILHNTFGFVAGYFVPKLLGIAERQSRTISIEVAIQNTTLGMTLAIQFFGPKVALPSAIFSIWMYIAGIAMALFWGYVVPLKEEKVA from the coding sequence ATGCAATTAGGTGCAGTCGAAAAAGGACTACTTCCGGCTCTTTTGGCAATCGTAATGCTCGGAATGGGTTTCGGGCTGGCAATCGGGGACTTCAAAAGGATTTTTACAACTCCTCTCCAAACCTTGGTCGGTACCTTGGGCCATTTCGTGATCATGCCTTTGGCTGCTTACGCAGTTGTATTGATCTTAGGTTTGGAATACGAACTCGCGTTAGGCGTCATTCTTGTGGGATCTTGTCCAAGCGGGACCACATCAAATTTGATCAATTATTTAGCAAAGGGTGATGTTGCCCTTGCAGTTGTTATCACTGCTCTTTCTACACTTCTTTGTCCGCTGCTTACTCCTGTGATTGTTACTTTTTTCGGTTCTTTATTGGATCCAACTGGTTCAAGTGTGATGCAGATTTCATTTTTCGAAATGTTGAAAACTGTGATCGCGATCATAGTAGTTCCGATTTCTATAGGAATGGCAGTAAAACATAAATTTCCAAACTTTGCTAAAAAGATAGAAAGTCCTTATAAAATTTTCTCCATTGCGTTTTTGGTTTTTGTGGTTGCATTCGTGACTTACAAAAACAGAGAGAATTTTATAGATATGGTCCTTTTAGTTGGACTTGCTGTTATTCTTCATAATACTTTCGGATTTGTAGCCGGATATTTTGTTCCGAAACTTCTAGGAATTGCAGAAAGACAAAGCAGAACTATCTCTATCGAAGTTGCGATCCAGAACACTACTCTGGGTATGACTCTTGCTATCCAATTTTTTGGACCTAAGGTGGCTTTACCTTCTGCGATCTTTAGTATTTGGATGTACATTGCAGGAATTGCTATGGCTCTTTTCTGGGGTTATGTAGTTCCATTGAAAGAAGAAAAAGTGGCTTAA
- the crcB gene encoding fluoride efflux transporter CrcB, with translation MNFLIVGLGGFLGSICRYMISQTIPKESGPFPLSTFTVNILGSLLIGIFYGLSQGKISEEVRLFATVGFCGGFTTFSTFALENLKLLQSGNYFSFFAYILLSTTVCITAVLLGIYLSK, from the coding sequence ATGAATTTTTTGATCGTAGGGTTAGGAGGATTTTTAGGATCAATTTGTAGATATATGATATCTCAAACGATCCCGAAAGAATCCGGCCCATTTCCTCTTTCCACATTTACAGTAAATATACTAGGCTCTCTGCTAATTGGAATATTTTACGGATTATCTCAGGGAAAAATTTCGGAAGAAGTGCGGCTGTTCGCAACAGTGGGTTTCTGCGGAGGATTCACAACCTTCTCCACTTTCGCTTTAGAAAACCTAAAACTACTCCAATCAGGGAACTATTTTAGTTTTTTTGCATACATATTGTTAAGCACGACAGTATGTATAACTGCCGTGCTTTTAGGTATCTACTTGAGTAAGTAA
- a CDS encoding aspartate kinase, which translates to MANIIVQKYGGTSVGSPDRIRNVAGRIKRYHEEGNHVVVVVSAMGHTTDELVDLADKITKNPPKREMDMLLSTGEQVSISLLAMALWDVGVPAKSFTGSQIKMITDGNFSNAKIQGVDRSRIDAALNSGNVVIVAGFQGIDLDENITTLGRGGSDTSAVALAAVLGAKECEIYTDVDGVYTADPRVVPQATKHSQITYEEMLELASLGAGVLHSRSVELGMNYDVVIHVRSSFNNNPGTLVVNEDKIMEKLKVSGVTAKNDQVRITIADVPDKPGLAAVLFGDLSSKDILVDVIVQSSPYNGRNTISFTIPKKDLVQALPILESFCNSQGAKKPEINEEISIVSAVGIGMKSHVGVAAQMFKALAEKEINIEMISTSEIKISCVIPRIHAETAVNKIHETFGLSKNG; encoded by the coding sequence ATGGCAAACATAATCGTCCAAAAGTACGGGGGAACTTCAGTAGGATCTCCCGATCGCATCCGGAATGTAGCCGGTAGAATCAAACGTTATCATGAAGAAGGCAACCATGTTGTCGTAGTCGTTTCAGCAATGGGCCATACGACGGATGAGCTGGTGGATCTTGCTGATAAGATCACTAAAAATCCTCCTAAGAGAGAGATGGATATGCTATTGTCCACAGGAGAACAAGTTTCAATTTCTCTTCTCGCGATGGCTCTTTGGGATGTAGGAGTTCCTGCAAAATCATTCACAGGTTCTCAGATCAAAATGATCACTGACGGGAACTTCTCCAATGCAAAGATCCAAGGAGTGGATCGTTCCAGAATTGATGCAGCGTTAAATTCAGGAAACGTTGTGATCGTAGCAGGATTTCAAGGAATAGACCTAGATGAAAACATCACTACGTTAGGCAGAGGTGGATCGGATACTTCTGCGGTAGCGTTAGCTGCCGTGCTTGGCGCAAAAGAATGTGAAATTTATACTGATGTGGACGGGGTGTATACAGCGGACCCAAGAGTGGTTCCCCAAGCCACTAAACATTCCCAGATCACTTACGAAGAAATGTTGGAGCTCGCGAGCCTAGGTGCAGGCGTTCTTCATTCCAGAAGTGTTGAGTTAGGAATGAACTACGATGTGGTGATCCATGTACGTTCCAGCTTTAATAATAATCCGGGGACTCTGGTTGTAAACGAGGACAAAATTATGGAAAAATTGAAAGTAAGCGGTGTTACCGCAAAGAACGACCAAGTCAGAATTACAATCGCAGATGTTCCGGACAAACCAGGGCTTGCAGCAGTTCTTTTTGGAGACTTAAGTTCCAAGGATATTCTTGTTGATGTGATCGTTCAATCTTCTCCTTATAATGGAAGAAATACAATCTCCTTCACAATACCTAAAAAAGACCTGGTTCAGGCTCTTCCTATTTTGGAATCCTTCTGTAATTCTCAAGGAGCTAAAAAGCCTGAGATCAATGAAGAGATCTCTATTGTTTCTGCAGTAGGGATTGGAATGAAATCCCATGTGGGCGTGGCCGCTCAAATGTTCAAAGCTTTGGCGGAAAAAGAGATCAATATCGAAATGATCTCCACTTCAGAGATCAAAATCTCCTGTGTGATCCCAAGAATTCATGCAGAAACTGCCGTAAACAAGATCCACGAGACCTTCGGGCTTTCGAAAAACGGTTGA
- a CDS encoding sodium:solute symporter family protein, with the protein MFSPIDWYLILAYIIFAFSVGVLLSSKAGESLSSYFVADRKLPWWWLGTSMVATTFAADTPLVITGMVALDGVSGNWLWWSWAIGYLIITVFFAASWRKAEVLTDVEFVELRYSGTGAVILRAAKAFFLSILFNSIILGWVFKAMSKITAPFLDWNVLLGAEVFRSISDAWPSFLILGDLNTTLTVLILFSVVVFYSSMGGIQGVILTDLFQFALGIGGAILFAIFAIQYVGGLEGLYSKLETLYPGKSESIVSFWPRIGEEEHGLPLQVFLIFIGVQWWIQYHSDGSGYLAQRLHTAKTPKDAELGSLWFNIANFILRTWPWVLTGLVCLVVFPLHDADLFQPAGVVVQSDREIAYPMLMKIVLPAGCLGFVFVSLMAAFMSTADTHINWGASYLVNDLYLRFIKPDAKNKETVIAGRIAVVVMAGIAILVATQMNSIASAWKFFLAMASGLGLPQILRWIWWRTNAWTELSGMGTALVLSLILYKVYPDVNADYLLFFTALGSVIVSIIVTFMTAPVPDKVLDAFAAKLQPFGFWGKWGGVSARKKFYSRIRIWLLAIFSLYAWLFGIGYILQLKYTLGFIFLVFAILSGLIVLKLWEKKDSVS; encoded by the coding sequence ATTTTTTCTCCTATCGATTGGTATCTAATCTTAGCTTATATCATTTTCGCTTTTTCGGTCGGGGTTCTTCTTTCCTCTAAGGCTGGAGAAAGTTTGAGTTCCTACTTTGTGGCGGATAGAAAACTTCCTTGGTGGTGGCTCGGAACTTCTATGGTTGCGACTACATTTGCCGCGGACACTCCCTTAGTTATCACAGGAATGGTTGCCTTGGATGGGGTAAGTGGAAACTGGCTTTGGTGGAGCTGGGCAATCGGTTATCTGATCATTACAGTTTTCTTTGCAGCTTCTTGGAGAAAGGCAGAAGTTCTTACTGATGTAGAATTTGTAGAATTACGATACTCCGGAACAGGCGCAGTAATCCTAAGAGCGGCAAAAGCGTTTTTCTTAAGTATTTTATTTAACTCCATCATATTGGGCTGGGTTTTCAAGGCAATGTCCAAGATCACTGCTCCATTCTTAGATTGGAATGTATTGCTTGGCGCAGAAGTATTTAGATCCATCTCTGATGCTTGGCCAAGCTTCTTAATATTAGGAGATTTGAATACTACCCTTACTGTTCTTATTCTTTTCTCCGTTGTAGTTTTTTACAGTAGTATGGGCGGGATCCAAGGTGTGATCCTAACTGATTTATTCCAGTTTGCTTTGGGGATAGGTGGTGCAATCTTATTTGCGATTTTTGCAATCCAATACGTAGGTGGTTTAGAAGGCCTTTATTCTAAATTAGAGACACTGTATCCGGGCAAATCAGAATCCATCGTTTCTTTTTGGCCAAGGATAGGAGAAGAAGAGCATGGGCTTCCTCTTCAAGTTTTCCTAATATTCATAGGAGTTCAATGGTGGATTCAATACCATTCAGATGGATCTGGATATTTAGCACAACGATTACATACTGCAAAAACTCCTAAGGATGCGGAACTCGGGTCTCTTTGGTTCAATATTGCTAATTTTATTTTACGCACATGGCCTTGGGTTTTAACGGGACTTGTATGCTTAGTAGTGTTCCCTTTACATGATGCTGACTTATTTCAACCTGCAGGCGTAGTCGTTCAGTCTGATAGAGAGATCGCGTACCCAATGCTAATGAAGATCGTTTTGCCTGCTGGGTGTTTGGGATTCGTATTCGTAAGTTTAATGGCAGCATTCATGTCTACTGCAGACACTCATATCAACTGGGGTGCCAGTTATCTAGTGAATGATCTATATCTGAGATTTATAAAACCAGATGCTAAAAATAAAGAAACAGTCATCGCAGGAAGGATAGCTGTAGTTGTGATGGCGGGCATTGCGATCTTGGTTGCAACCCAGATGAATTCGATCGCATCCGCTTGGAAATTTTTCTTAGCAATGGCATCTGGTTTAGGTCTACCTCAAATATTAAGATGGATTTGGTGGAGAACAAATGCTTGGACGGAATTATCCGGGATGGGAACTGCTTTAGTTCTTTCACTCATTTTATATAAAGTATATCCGGATGTAAATGCAGATTATCTTTTATTCTTCACAGCTTTAGGAAGTGTGATCGTTTCCATTATAGTAACCTTTATGACCGCTCCCGTTCCGGACAAAGTATTAGATGCATTTGCAGCCAAGTTGCAACCTTTCGGCTTCTGGGGAAAATGGGGAGGAGTTTCCGCTCGCAAAAAATTCTATTCCAGAATTCGGATCTGGTTATTGGCGATATTCTCCTTATATGCGTGGCTCTTCGGAATAGGATATATTCTACAATTGAAATATACATTAGGTTTTATCTTCCTTGTGTTTGCGATACTTTCAGGGCTTATAGTTTTGAAGTTATGGGAAAAGAAGGATTCAGTTTCCTAA
- a CDS encoding PaaI family thioesterase: MYTLSFSVLESEFLQRALEKWKLLRFNRMIQKNWPVYHRLGPRFEFASRDLLKLKVRFPFNNKTKGYNGLHFGGAIYAFVDPLYVFSLSENLGPEYLVLDTKAEIDFLKASNQDLISEIEISSEDINAIKEECKNKRKTTRIYFIEILDPSGQKIAIVKKTIYIRKLNPSFPITSKL; this comes from the coding sequence ATGTACACATTATCATTCTCCGTTTTGGAATCCGAATTTTTACAAAGAGCATTAGAAAAATGGAAACTACTTAGATTTAACAGAATGATCCAAAAAAATTGGCCTGTTTATCATAGGCTTGGTCCAAGATTCGAATTTGCATCTAGAGATCTTTTAAAACTAAAAGTCAGATTTCCTTTTAATAATAAAACCAAAGGTTATAATGGGCTTCATTTCGGCGGGGCAATCTACGCATTTGTAGACCCTCTATACGTATTCTCACTTTCTGAAAATTTAGGTCCTGAATATCTTGTATTAGATACAAAAGCAGAGATCGATTTTCTAAAAGCAAGCAACCAAGACCTGATATCAGAAATAGAAATCTCTTCTGAGGACATAAATGCGATCAAAGAAGAATGCAAAAACAAAAGGAAAACGACCCGGATCTATTTTATAGAAATTTTAGATCCGAGTGGCCAGAAAATTGCTATTGTCAAAAAAACAATTTATATTAGGAAACTGAATCCTTCTTTTCCCATAACTTCAAAACTATAA
- a CDS encoding WG repeat-containing protein, translating into MDRKIYLYLTLAILPLFAFCSKKMQLTAFEENGVYGYKDQNGKVQISPQYSISYDFNENGVGFAFGKEGWVCLDLQNKILLNVFAFDNGPDEFSEGLARFVENSKFGFFDSSCKKVIEANYDFAFQIQQGFSKVCNDCKSVSDGEHSRIEGGKYGLIDRTGKIVVPIEYDSLSEIDPETKTLKGSKGGIKKEIRLP; encoded by the coding sequence ATGGATCGAAAAATTTACCTCTATCTGACTTTGGCTATTTTGCCTCTGTTTGCTTTCTGCTCTAAAAAAATGCAGTTAACTGCTTTCGAAGAAAATGGCGTCTATGGTTATAAGGATCAAAACGGAAAAGTCCAGATATCTCCTCAGTATTCCATCTCTTATGATTTTAATGAGAATGGGGTAGGCTTTGCTTTTGGCAAGGAAGGGTGGGTTTGTTTAGATCTTCAAAACAAGATTTTATTAAATGTTTTTGCTTTCGATAACGGCCCGGATGAATTTTCAGAAGGTTTAGCTCGATTCGTAGAAAATTCTAAATTTGGATTTTTTGATTCTTCTTGTAAGAAGGTTATTGAGGCAAATTACGATTTCGCTTTTCAGATTCAGCAAGGTTTTTCCAAAGTTTGTAACGATTGTAAGTCCGTTAGTGATGGAGAGCATTCACGTATCGAAGGTGGGAAGTATGGTCTGATCGATAGGACAGGTAAAATTGTGGTGCCGATTGAATATGATTCTCTTTCTGAGATCGATCCGGAAACTAAAACCTTAAAGGGTTCTAAAGGTGGTATTAAAAAAGAGATCCGCCTACCTTAA
- a CDS encoding sensor histidine kinase gives MKHFYVAIRFRTKNFILSIKKHFQILNEVRRNEEFIRSAYFEVYLILRYLFPFLFVVYIPFAVLDWTDFLKNSGYFPLLIYNSIFIPGCFLFTALLNFPILKSEKSRRWITIAGTLFLTSAGTAMNLLIFQFGTDISLFAFTQLGIAVLLRYPDKTKKVIYFTNYAVFFAAMFWLGKNSSFLIQNFFFTMVMTILLDLISFLTKVNSFHKEQSIRDLNRKLVMESIKKSEILRIAIHDLKSPVTGILSLVGLYTREPSHISTNRIDSSYADPPEILDHIDRTSRKILESIEDILYLASSGDAETIDNQTQKLNPELLLKSVACNLNFLFSSKNIRVEDRLSEYNFYFQANPQILYRVFDNLLSNAAKFSPENSEISLKSQLISETYEKILIIKIEDSGPGFQPEDEKDMFREFSILSAKPTGSESSSGIGLALAKKLLDRMGIRIRLGNSETLGGAQVILEFPQSKAK, from the coding sequence GTGAAACATTTCTACGTTGCCATTCGATTTAGAACTAAAAACTTTATATTATCTATAAAGAAACATTTTCAGATCTTAAACGAAGTCAGAAGAAACGAAGAATTCATTCGATCTGCTTACTTCGAAGTATATTTGATACTCAGATATCTTTTTCCTTTTTTATTTGTAGTTTATATTCCATTCGCAGTTCTCGACTGGACTGACTTTCTTAAAAACTCTGGATACTTTCCGCTCTTAATTTATAATTCTATTTTTATTCCAGGTTGTTTTCTTTTTACGGCTTTACTGAATTTTCCAATCCTTAAAAGCGAAAAAAGCAGAAGATGGATCACTATAGCCGGAACATTATTCCTTACTTCTGCGGGTACAGCGATGAACCTGCTTATCTTCCAATTCGGAACTGATATCTCTTTATTTGCATTTACCCAACTTGGGATCGCAGTTCTTCTCCGTTATCCTGATAAAACGAAGAAGGTTATCTATTTCACAAATTACGCAGTATTCTTCGCGGCCATGTTCTGGTTGGGAAAGAACTCATCATTTTTGATCCAAAATTTTTTCTTCACTATGGTCATGACCATTCTATTAGATCTGATCAGTTTTTTAACCAAGGTGAATTCTTTTCATAAAGAACAATCCATCCGTGATCTGAACCGAAAACTGGTAATGGAATCTATAAAAAAATCTGAAATTTTAAGGATAGCAATCCATGATCTTAAAAGCCCTGTCACAGGGATCTTAAGTTTAGTAGGACTTTATACAAGAGAACCAAGTCATATTTCTACAAATCGGATAGATTCTTCTTATGCAGATCCTCCTGAAATTTTGGATCATATAGATAGAACATCCCGAAAAATTTTAGAATCTATCGAAGACATTTTATACCTCGCAAGTTCCGGAGATGCAGAAACGATCGATAACCAAACCCAAAAATTAAATCCAGAACTACTTCTAAAATCAGTTGCCTGCAACCTCAACTTCTTATTCTCCTCGAAGAACATAAGGGTAGAAGATAGACTCTCAGAGTATAATTTCTACTTCCAGGCGAATCCGCAGATTTTATATAGAGTATTCGATAATTTATTAAGTAACGCCGCCAAATTCTCTCCTGAAAATTCAGAGATTTCTCTCAAAAGCCAACTCATCTCGGAAACATATGAGAAAATTCTAATTATCAAAATAGAAGATTCAGGACCAGGATTCCAACCCGAAGACGAAAAAGACATGTTTAGGGAATTCTCCATTCTTTCCGCAAAACCAACCGGCTCTGAATCCTCTAGTGGGATCGGACTCGCATTGGCTAAGAAACTATTGGATAGAATGGGAATTCGTATCCGCTTAGGTAACTCAGAAACCCTCGGAGGAGCCCAGGTGATATTAGAATTTCCGCAATCAAAAGCGAAATAG
- a CDS encoding crossover junction endodeoxyribonuclease RuvC: MKILGIDPGSHRLGYSVLQKDKSVIHVLTYGTIEVPSGTKSPVNLIAIRRQLDAILDEYHPDLASVEELFFAKNRTTAARVYEARGVVLLTLGEHNVPLVEPTASQIKKGTTGSGTADKKDIKAALKLLLGLENLTGHDDSWDAIASAYVGFAMSGSFRNK; this comes from the coding sequence GTGAAAATTTTAGGAATAGACCCTGGTTCCCATCGTCTCGGTTATTCCGTTCTTCAAAAAGATAAGTCTGTAATTCACGTTCTCACTTACGGAACGATAGAAGTTCCAAGTGGAACAAAAAGTCCTGTCAATTTGATTGCTATTCGTAGGCAGTTGGATGCGATCTTGGATGAGTATCATCCGGATCTTGCTTCTGTGGAAGAATTATTTTTCGCTAAGAATAGAACGACTGCTGCAAGAGTTTATGAGGCAAGAGGTGTTGTTCTTCTAACATTAGGAGAACATAATGTTCCCTTAGTCGAGCCGACCGCTTCTCAGATCAAAAAGGGGACCACAGGCAGTGGAACAGCGGATAAAAAGGATATTAAAGCGGCCTTAAAACTTCTCTTAGGCCTGGAAAATTTGACTGGGCATGACGATTCTTGGGATGCTATTGCGTCTGCTTATGTAGGTTTCGCGATGAGCGGCTCTTTTAGAAATAAATGA
- a CDS encoding pectin acetylesterase-family hydrolase, which produces MKDVKRIWLGGIVLALSVTSFFCSPDQNTNNTQDLALLGGLLETSEKGAGNLAGLDNTDPKAQNILDDLTSVVYGSYDVVYIPGAVCSNGTPYKIFVDRADGILDWILGYSSRLLVYMEPGGACWDYESCTGQTGIRGAANPNGVPDNHMNFGAFIDPNVPGGSPNAVISPIILKNHPTGQNVKTSNWNKVFLPYCTGDVYAGNKVVTYSDPTGQNPPITYRHVGAKNMELVINWLKNNFNKPKEMLVSGCSAGGAGSLINYHFIRKALSPSKSYLLNDSGPIFPAPGFGNQWPLHQKIKDAWNTEYFISKAQPDFPSVDIRADYGKISEALAQKYPNDKLAITLFRRDANYSMYSYARFYGLDENNPADKEYIISTLWAQDIENLKAQYDRYPNLEYFIPYYRSINESHCTSIVEFTGTEIENTGITLGTFINDYLLGSSTFRSFFESVNPNDANVTNFWFALVNLLL; this is translated from the coding sequence ATGAAAGATGTGAAGAGAATTTGGCTTGGGGGAATAGTACTAGCGTTATCCGTAACGTCATTTTTCTGTAGCCCTGACCAAAATACGAACAATACGCAGGACCTAGCTTTATTAGGAGGACTTTTAGAAACTTCCGAAAAAGGAGCAGGTAATCTGGCAGGATTAGATAACACGGATCCAAAGGCCCAAAATATTTTGGACGATCTAACGAGCGTTGTCTATGGATCTTACGATGTGGTGTATATTCCTGGTGCAGTTTGCAGTAACGGAACACCTTACAAAATATTCGTGGATCGTGCAGACGGGATCTTGGATTGGATTTTAGGATATTCGAGTAGACTTCTGGTTTATATGGAGCCGGGAGGAGCTTGCTGGGATTACGAAAGTTGTACTGGACAAACAGGCATTAGAGGAGCTGCGAATCCGAATGGTGTTCCTGACAATCATATGAACTTTGGAGCGTTTATAGATCCAAATGTTCCTGGAGGAAGTCCAAACGCTGTAATCTCACCGATTATATTAAAAAACCATCCTACTGGACAAAACGTTAAAACTTCTAATTGGAATAAAGTTTTCCTTCCTTATTGCACTGGAGATGTGTATGCAGGAAATAAGGTCGTAACTTATTCGGATCCAACCGGACAAAATCCTCCGATTACTTATCGTCACGTAGGCGCCAAAAATATGGAACTGGTCATCAATTGGCTGAAGAATAATTTCAATAAGCCGAAAGAGATGCTCGTTTCCGGATGTAGTGCAGGTGGAGCTGGCTCTTTGATCAATTATCATTTCATTAGAAAAGCTTTAAGTCCTTCTAAAAGTTATCTATTGAATGATTCAGGACCTATCTTTCCCGCTCCCGGATTTGGGAACCAATGGCCTTTGCACCAAAAGATTAAAGATGCTTGGAACACAGAGTATTTTATCAGCAAGGCACAACCTGACTTTCCTTCCGTAGATATTCGTGCGGATTATGGAAAGATCAGCGAAGCATTGGCTCAAAAATATCCGAACGACAAATTAGCAATCACTCTATTCAGAAGGGATGCTAATTATTCTATGTATTCTTATGCAAGATTCTATGGATTGGACGAGAACAATCCTGCGGATAAGGAATACATCATTTCCACTCTTTGGGCTCAGGACATTGAGAATTTGAAGGCTCAATACGATAGATATCCAAATCTGGAATACTTTATTCCGTATTACAGAAGTATAAATGAAAGTCATTGCACTTCTATTGTGGAATTTACTGGAACAGAAATAGAAAACACCGGAATTACACTCGGTACCTTCATTAATGATTATCTACTTGGAAGCTCCACTTTCAGAAGTTTCTTTGAAAGTGTGAATCCTAATGATGCAAACGTAACGAATTTCTGGTTCGCGTTAGTTAATCTTCTACTATGA
- a CDS encoding YebC/PmpR family DNA-binding transcriptional regulator: MSGHSKWATIKRKKDAIDSKRGAIFTKVVKEITVAARMGGGDINTNPRLRLAVLKAKASNMPKDNIDRAIKKGTGELEGVVYEECLYECFGPGGTAIMVEAVTDKKTRTTPEIKSILTKLGGSLATTGSVSRLFERKGIIVIPSDQISEEELFELAVGAGAEDVQNEGEVFRVVTSPDDYESVQTALNDKGIKSEESEIKFVALVGAEVSDKEIAEKVMKLIDNLEGHDDVQGVNSNFELSPELEKEFG; this comes from the coding sequence ATGTCCGGGCATAGTAAGTGGGCAACGATTAAACGCAAAAAAGACGCTATCGATTCTAAAAGAGGGGCGATTTTCACTAAGGTGGTCAAGGAGATCACCGTTGCGGCGCGTATGGGCGGAGGAGATATTAACACTAATCCAAGACTTCGACTCGCAGTATTGAAGGCTAAAGCCAGCAACATGCCTAAAGATAATATCGATAGGGCCATAAAAAAGGGAACTGGAGAACTGGAAGGCGTTGTATATGAAGAATGCCTTTATGAATGTTTTGGGCCTGGCGGAACAGCAATCATGGTGGAAGCTGTAACGGATAAAAAAACAAGAACTACTCCTGAGATTAAAAGTATCCTGACTAAGTTGGGTGGTTCTTTAGCTACGACAGGTAGCGTTAGCCGTCTTTTTGAAAGAAAGGGTATTATCGTAATTCCTTCTGACCAAATTTCTGAAGAAGAATTATTTGAATTAGCAGTTGGCGCTGGTGCAGAGGATGTTCAGAATGAGGGAGAGGTTTTCAGAGTAGTAACTTCTCCGGATGATTATGAATCAGTTCAAACTGCTTTGAATGATAAAGGGATTAAATCAGAAGAATCTGAAATTAAATTCGTTGCCTTAGTGGGTGCAGAAGTTTCCGACAAAGAAATTGCAGAAAAAGTAATGAAGCTTATCGACAATTTAGAAGGACACGATGACGTTCAAGGTGTGAACTCCAACTTCGAACTTTCTCCTGAATTAGAAAAAGAATTCGGCTAA